The Pygocentrus nattereri isolate fPygNat1 chromosome 12, fPygNat1.pri, whole genome shotgun sequence genome includes the window TGATCTGAACTGAAAATGAGCTCATTACTGATTAATATTAgagtaaaatgtacagaacagAGTTCACTGAGTACAGTAGAGTCTCATATACTGCAATATTATCACTGGAGCAGTCGGTGTTTTATAAAATTAATCACACTGAACAATAACATCACTTTCCCAGCTGGAACAACGGCTAAATCTTGtccttttcatattttattcttttaaatcatTGTAGTTTCAACAATATAAAGATTTCAAAGCTTTCTCTACTCTACCTCAAACTCCACTGATGACTAATGAGCTGCTGAGTATTTTAGTTTGGTTGATTCTCCATCATTTCATCTGCAGGACACACTTGGTATTTTATGTAGTTATGGGGCTGATTAtgcaaataatatgtaaataaggcGATCACTTGTTTCTATGAAGTGAAGCTGATTTATGAGCTGCACTCAAATCGCTGCTTGTTCTGATGTACAACAGTTTCCTGAATGAGAAGCAGAGAAGATCAAACATCACTCAGTTTAGTTTCATCTGCTctggtttctacactcattgctgACTTTCATGAATGAGGTTCACTGACTTTACAGCTTTTCCCTTCTAATCTGATGTTCCTCTTATTGTCTTAGAGCTCCATGTAGAAGCTCCTGAAGAAGTGACAGAGGGACAAACAGCAGATCTGACATGTAAGACCACCTGCAGTCTGACTGACCCATTCATCTGGTACAAAAATGGACGTCCTTTAACCACAAAGACCATCAAGAACAACCAGCTCCACCTGCAGACGGTCAGCAGTGAGGATGCAGGCAGTTATAGCTGTGCTGTAGGAGGATCTCAACACCTCCGCTCTACTGCTCACAGCCTCAGAGTCAGATGTGAGTTTAActcttttttttagtttttaaaataaatgtaggactttaaaaatgtatcctGGTTTTCTGGGCTTGTTTACAGTTTGTGGTCTTATTTAATAGCAGTGTTTGCATAAATTAAGCaagatattaaatatttaataaatgtttcagGTTTAATATCCAAACCTTCAAATACAAATCATGTAATTATTATAATCATCTAGATCTTCCAAAGAGggtctcagtgtccatcagtccctctggtgaaatagtggagggcagttcagtgactctgacctgcagcagtgatggaaacccacctgtgaagatCTACACCTGGTTTAAGGGATCAAAACcagtaggagaaggaaaaacctacagcattcctaacatcagatctgaggacAGTGGAGAATACACATGCCAGAGTCAGAATGATCATGGAGAGAGAAGATCCACTGCTGTGCAGATTAATGTTCTTTGTAAGTAGCTCATCATTTTAATCTCTTATATTTGACTTAGTGAATTTCATTATAGATGTCTTTTTATCTCGCCTGTTGTAGATCCTCCAAAGAGGGCCTCAGTGTCCATCGgtccctctggtgaaatagtggagggcagttcagtgactctgacctgcagcagtgatggaaacccacctgtgaagatCTACACCTGGTTTAAGGGATCAACATcagtaggagaaggaaaaatctaCAGCATTcccaacatcagatctgaggacAGTGGAGAATACACATGCCAGAGTCAGAATCATCATGGAGAGAGAAGATCCACTGCTGTGCAGATTAATGTTCTTTGTAAGTAGCTCATCATTTTAATCTCTTATATTTGGCTTAGTGAATCTCATTATGAAGGTATTTTTATCTCGTCTGTTGTAGATCCTCCAAAGAGggtctcagtgtccatcagtccctctgctgatatagtggagggcagttcagtgactctgacctgcaggagtgatggaaacccacctgtgaagatCTTCTCCTGGTTTAAGGGACCAACATcagtaggagaaggaaaaatctaCAGCATTcccaacatcagatctgaggacAGTGGAGAATACACATGCCAGAGTCAGAATCATCATGGAGAGAGAAGATCCACTGCTGTGCAGATTAATCTTCTTTGTAAGTAGCTCATCATTTTAATCTCTTATATTTGGCTTAGCGTTTCTCATTATAGATGTCTTTTTATCTCGCCTGTTGTAGATCCTCCAAAGAGggtctcagtgtccatcagtccctctggtgaaatagtggagggcagttcagtgactctgacctgcaggagtgatggaaacccacctgtgaagatCTTCTCCTGGTTTAAGGGATCAACATcagtaggagaaggaaaaacctacagcattcccaacatcagatctgaggacAGTGGAGAATACACATGCCAGAGTCAGAACGATCATGGAGAGAGAAGATCCACTGCTGTGCAGATTAATGTTCTTTGTAAGTAGCTCATCATTTTTATCTCTTATATTTGGCTTAGGGAATATCATTATAGATGTCTTTTTATCTCGCCTGTTGTAGATCCTCCAAAGAGggtctcagtgtccatcagtccctctagagaaatagtggagggcagttcagtgactctgacctgcagcagtgatggaagCCCACCTGTGAAGATCTTCTCCTGGTTTAAGGGATCAACATcagtaggagaaggaaaaacctacagcattcctaacatcagatctgaggacAGTGGAGAATACACATGCCAGAGTCAGAATGATCATGGAGAGAGAAGATCCACTGCTGTGCAGATTAATGTTCTTTGTAAGTAGCTCATCATTTTAATCTCTTATATTTGGCTTAGGGAATCTCATTATAGATGTCTTTTTATCTCGCCTGTTGTAGATCCTCCAAAGAGggtctcagtgtccatcagtccctctagagaaatagtggagggcagttcagtgactctgacctgcagcagtgatggaagCCCACCTGTGAAGATCTTCTCCTGGTTTAAGGGATCAACATcagtaggagaaggaaaaacctataGCTTTCCTaacatcagatctgaggacAGTGGAGAATACACATGCCAGAGTCAGAATGATTATGGAGAGAGAAGATCCACTGCTGTGCAGATTAATCTTCTTTGTAAGTAGCTCATCTTTTTAATCTCTTATATTTGGCTTAGTGAATCTCATTATAGATGTCTTTTTATCTCGCCTGTTGTAGATCCTCCAAAGAGggtctcagtgtccatcagtccctctggtgaaatagtggagggcagttcagtgactctgacctgtagcagtgatggaaacccacctgtgaagatctacacctggtttaaagaAGGTGAAACCTCACCTGTAGGCTCTGGACAGAGTTAcagcatcatcaacatcactgctgaccacacTGGACTGTACTACTGTGAAGCTCAGAATGATCATGGAGCTCTGAATGGAACTGTGATGGTCACTGTTAAGAGtaggtggtgaataatgagataaacgctgtttctctgtgttcacTTTTACAGTAATGACAGATTAAATTGATATTAATGATCTTTTCTGCAGGTCAGAGTTGGTCTGCAGTCTGGTTTGCAGTGGGAGGAGGAGCTTTTCTCCTTATTACTGTCCTAATCTGCATCTGCTGGTCAGTGAAATGCAGCACAAATCTTCCTACAGTGTAACAAAGTAACTTGTTTGGGGTTATTAGTGATGTGTGAACAGATAAAAGTAGATTTTCAGAGTAATTAGAAGTGATTAGAATGGATTCATTGTTTTGTCCATCAGGATCTCCAGGAAGAAAAGATCTTCAGATACACATGACGATGAGGTGAGAAATGCAGCTTCATATTTGTGCTATATTTGCTGATCTGTAAATATTGAATTATATTCTATTTTAAAAACGCTGTATCATCACTCTGTACTGTCACTACATGGGGTTTACTAAAGTATGGAATGTGTCTCAGTAACAACCAATAAAACTCATCCATAATTTTCTTTAGGTAATCAGACTGCTGTTTTCTCCAAGTGTGTAAATACAAtgttattacagtattatagcTGCTTAATAACACTACTTTAACCATTCTTAACTCCATTTAATCACTTCTACTTTGTACAGGCATCCTTTACATGAGTAATTAGTCTAAACCATGGTGAGGTTTCTCAGCTATTGGCATCAGTGTAAATAAGGCACTTTAAAAAGTCCCACAGCTGGAGTTACAAAGCATTTTAAACATTGACAGCAGTGCTGGAATAATTTATTCTGTGTTCTGCTGGGAAAACGAGTCCATTTGTCAGAATAAATTAACAGTTTAAACAGTACAACTGTGTTCAAAAGTCCCTTAGAGCTCGGTTTCTGGTGGACCTCCATCATATGACTGTATAAAGTGTCGGTTctcctcactgcactgatctctGATGAAGCCTCTCTTCTGCTCAGAGCTCTGTGGCTCCACCCTGATGGAGTGACTGACAGAGTAAGGCTGTTAAAAGTGCAATGAGCTCAGAATCAACACTTTACTTCTGTGGTCATGTTTTCTCTCCACTCAGCCTCTTTACTGTGGAGCCATTTGGGACATATACCTGCTTTGGAGGCTTTTGATCATCAGACAAGTGTTAATGTTGTCACCgtgcccccctcccccctttgGGACATGCCCAATCTGGAATGGCTCATTAcagctccagctccttcctGGCTCCACACCTCCTTCATTACACACACCTGTAGTTATTTCAGGGAATAATTCAAACCCCTTCATTAACTCCTGTGTTTAGGCTGTTAGACTGTAACGTCTCTGTGTTGGTGGTCTGAGTGCTGAGCCTCTTTTCTTTGTTAGTCCTGTGGTTGAAAAGGTTTTTGCTTGCTTGTTGTTTGCTGTGAAACTTTCTTGTGCTTACCTGCCTGGTTGACTCCTGCCTGTGGTGGCTGAGGTTTGGGTTGACCCTATTAAAGcttctatgtatgtgtgtctggcCTACACGCCCCATACATTACGGAGTTTTCTAACAGTATCACTATAGACTGAACGGCCGGTCAAGATAGATTTGAGTTCATTGAAATACAAGATTTCAAAATTATTCTGAACTAAGACTTAAGAAAAGTAATTAACCTTAAAACCTAAACATACAACTATTCTAAAAGCACTGGTGTTTCGGTTTTAGTACAGGTACAATAGAGTAAAATAAAGAATAGCACATAAAAAACATTATAATCTTTAAAACATGACAACAAAACTGTCCGAGGCTCTCGTCTTGATCTTGTCTTGTAATGTGACTCAGTGTAACTGCATGTcagaacagcagtgatattcatAATCTGAACAATGTAACTGCTCTTTGTTCATTTGAGTTGCACTGTTTTCATAAAAAGTCACTGGAAGATAAAGTGCTACCCAAAGCTCTTGGGTAGTGTAGGACTGAGTGTTTTAGGATGGAGCTGTGAGAAGGGGAGGGTGCTGTCCAAGGTGCTGTTCTGAGCTCCTTACCTTTTGGTTTCAGCCAGTAAATCATGATGGAGATGATTTGTTtcaaacagaaaattattaaaGCAGTGATGATTCCTAAACTCCTTCAGGCTCTCTATACCTTCTCTACTCATCCTCTGTCCAGAATGCTGACCCTAATGCTCAGGACGACACGTACACAGCTCTTCAGCCCACAGCCAGGTCCTCTGATGATGTGTACCACACACTTGCAGTAAGTGTCTCCTCACAAATCCTCCCTCTAGATCTGTGAAGAACTCATACCTCAGACACTAAACGGAGTCTTcatttctcctcctctgcttcattccctctttccctcacaCAGGCTATTCAGTCCAGCTCTCTTGAAGACACATACGCAGCTTTGGACCCTCAGTCCAGCTCTCTTGATGACACGTACACAGCTCTGGATCCTTGGTGCAGGTCTCCTGAGTACGAAAATCTACCAGTGAGTTCTACACATTAAACTGTGATCCTCAGTAACAGAGAAGGTGATAAACTCCATGTACAGTGGATTTGAATGTCTGAGTCTGTATCAGTTCTTCTTCTACAAAACATGATGATCTCTCTACTTTAGCTTTTAAACTCGGCTCCTGCCAAGATGTGTTATGGAAACTGTATTAATTCCATGTATTTGCTTTATTGCTTGCAGAGTGTAAGACTATGTACAGGCCAAAAGTCATGGGCAAAACACCCTGTCCTCTGACTGATAGACGAGCTTAGCTGCCTAGATACATAAAGCAGGATCCTCATATAGCGATTGACCTCGGTCACCTGTCCTACACCCCCAGAACTTCTGCTTTCATAAGATATTCAGTCAGGGCAGCACTGGTCATGCATGTACAGCCTGACCAGAAGATGCTGCATGTCTTCATAACCTGCTGAAGACTGATAACAACAGCGGTCAAACCTCCCCTTATTTGGTATCTCGTCAACACCTAGTTTAGGGTATAAAGCCCTCTGTAAGGGTGACCGCCTCAGAGTGCACTCTCATCTCTTCACTCTCTGGTCTGTCACACTTTCATTTCCTAAATAAATACTATCACTTATTCAACACCTGTCATTTGTTCTGCTGTCACGATTTCCATGACAGACACAAAACTACAGATGTATTTTGCATCTCtattttagtcattattctgTGTAGAttcttctcattttttattACAATGAATTTCGTTCCTTATGATGAATATTTATATGAATGCCTCATATTGTAACcactcatttttactttttataaatATCTGCTAGAATGTGAAAAGCGTTTCCTACTTTGTAAATATAATCATCTCTGTGTGATTTAGTGCAGAGTGTTTTCTCTATGTAGAGTATGAAATGCTAAGAGCTGAAATCATTCTGATATAAATGTTGTGTATCAGCTCTTATTCTCAGTATGTTGAGCTCAGTGTGAGGCTGTTAGTGATCTGCATTGTGTTGTCACCACATTCACATGCTGGGTGGAGCTCAGCTCTGCATCTCTGTCTGTTCATGattgtgcatttttgtttaataaaatatactaaaatatgcagCCTTGTAAAAATGGTTCATATTCAGCTCATTTCTGCAAAGGAACTGATTTCTTGTTCAATCCtcaaaatgttttgcatttacACAACTCTTCCCAATAGAGCCCATTAAACACATGAACTTAAAAAAGATAACACTGTTTATATATGAGTGTCAAAtgtgtttaaagtgttttttgaatttttaatttttcagtctTCATATTTTCTTACCTCTAATAAAATATATGACTGCACCTGAACATTAAAATGGTTCACGTCCTAATTTCCCACAGCAGAAAAAACAGCGCCCTCTTCCTGTGAATCACAAAGTCCAGACAGACATCCAGAGACCAGTGATGACAAACCTACTTCTCTAAAGTGACAGTACAGACACTGAACAGACTCCTGAATGGAGAAACTGGTAAAAGCGGAAAAGAGAAAGATCTTAGAgatgtgcagtaaaatgtggataaaacagattttataaATAATTGGTTTGTGATGAAAAGCTTTTCCTCTAAATTGTGGAGTAATTATAAAGTGTTTTGTTCTCTCGAGCTGTGCAGCCTTTAGTTTACTAACCATCAGGCTGGCAGAGTGAAGTAATGAAGCTGTATCAGTTTAAACAGATGGAGCAGTTTTATACATGAATCTCAGTGTGAACACAGTAAACTGAACGTTGTggttatgaaataaaaagctgTGTTAAATTGTATTGATTgttaaaattgttaaaaatggTGTTGAACCTGCagcagatcagtcactgtgttcTTCAGATGATCTGATGGTGTTTATTCTATCAGCTGGGTAACACTGTACTGAGATCAGCTCTGATACACCAATAGCCATAATGATAATAGAAGTACAATAGTTTCATGTTTTATGGGAGATATTGTATATTTTCAGTGTTCACTGTTGACTTACCTCATCTCTTTGGGCATTTAACTGAGCTTTGAACATCTGGAGGGAAAAACACAGTGTTCCTGCTGATGTTGTCGTGTTGATGGtgtttttctgttgatttttatgTCTGATTAGTGGAGAGCCAAAATACTGTAGCATCAGTGTAATAAAGACGTGAAAACCATGTGTCTATGGGCAAATGCTCTTTATTGTGAACAGGCACTTCAACAGCCATCAAGAAAAGCCCAGCCCAGTGTTACTGACTCACAGGGAAAACAGCAGATATGGTCATCAACAGCCACTGATGATGACCACTAAAACCACACACCAAagcaaacacaataaaacaatcaatatgtaaatacatttcaattaaatagataacaacaataacaagtGTCTTTATTCCAGTAGTGAGCGGCTCCTGAGAGcctttgcatggccacaccccTAAGCTTCCCGCGACAGTGTGGCCCATGTCAGATGCCACACAGCATCCACTAAAGGGTTAGCCCTAATAAACTCCACTGTCCTGCACCAGGTGGCCCTCCGGTCAGCCACCTCCTGCTTTCTCCATGTCCTCTGAGTTGTTACACTGGTGTGGTGGACGTGAAGACTCTGAGGTTAAGCTGCAGTTTAGTTCTCAGTTTGAGTCTCAGTTTAGTTTCAAGTTCATAACGTCTTCACTTTGTTTGAATACGTGTTCATGCATTTGTGTTCCCTGAGCTGGGAGAGCGGCTCTGAGACCGACTCTCAGGGCTGATTATGTTCAGGGGTCATAAAGGCTGACTAGAGTCCATTTAGCTAAAATCAGTAAGTGACATAAACTGTCATAACATCAGACATTACGGCGTCTGTCATGATAATTACCAGAATGAACATAacaatattttataatgttacACTGAAGAGAATCTGTCATGACACATAATCACAGCATgtctatgacatgtttatggatGGTTATGTCAGTGATAAGTAGCAGGGTTCTAGTAAAGCGCTACCAGTGGactataaaacactaaataTGAGCCCTGTGTTAACCAGGACAcctgtgtttatacagtattCATGTGATTCTTATCTCCACCACATTTGTCTGACAGACGTAAACAAACCCGTCCACTCTGATTGATCCTCACCTGCATTCCACAATTCCTTGAGATGAAGACTAGGACCAGTCAGAGTGGATGGGTTTGTTTACAGCCGTCAGCCCAACGTGTGGAGNNNNNNNNNNNNNNNNNNNNNNNNNNNNNNNNNNNNNNNNNNNNNNNNNNNNNNNNNNNNNNNNNNNNNNNNNNNNNNNNNNNNNNNNNNNNNNNNNNNNgcagatcagtcactgtgttcTTCAGATGATCTGATGGTGTTTATTCTATCAGCTGGGTAAAACTGTACTGAGATCAGCTCTGATAAACACACCACTGATCATTACTGCTTCatacagcagcaggaggagaggaggagctgGTCCTACATCAGTTCATGTCTAATTTAAATAACTGTAACACTAGACGTGAATAACAGATGTCACAGTTTCAGTGAGAGAAAATTCAGACGGTGCAGAAGTTTAAGATAAAGATCTCTGGCTGCAGCTCAGAAGGTCACGTGTTCCCAATTAGAGGAAGATGCATATTAATAAGTGAGCATTTCAACTGAGCGCAGTAGCTTACAGTTAAACGTGTGAACCACATCTAGTTCATCATCTCAGTGCTGACTCTGTTCTCACCATTTATCGTCTGGACGCTGGAGACGAGCCTCGTTACTGAACGGTAAGACTCTCTTTAATTCAGAAGATTTTAATAGGGG containing:
- the LOC119264685 gene encoding B-cell receptor CD22-like, which encodes MKKDEHQFCFRIKTNEEKERWTGEPGVQLRVTELHVEAPEEVTEGQTADLTCKTTCSLTDPFIWYKNGRPLTTKTIKNNQLHLQTVSSEDAGSYSCAVGGSQHLRSTAHSLRVRYLPKRVSVSISPSGEIVEGSSVTLTCSSDGNPPVKIYTWFKGSKPVGEGKTYSIPNIRSEDSGEYTCQSQNDHGERRSTAVQINVLYPPKRASVSIGPSGEIVEGSSVTLTCSSDGNPPVKIYTWFKGSTSVGEGKIYSIPNIRSEDSGEYTCQSQNHHGERRSTAVQINVLYPPKRVSVSISPSADIVEGSSVTLTCRSDGNPPVKIFSWFKGPTSVGEGKIYSIPNIRSEDSGEYTCQSQNHHGERRSTAVQINLLYPPKRVSVSISPSREIVEGSSVTLTCSSDGSPPVKIFSWFKGSTSVGEGKTYSIPNIRSEDSGEYTCQSQNDHGERRSTAVQINVLYPPKRVSVSISPSREIVEGSSVTLTCSSDGSPPVKIFSWFKGSTSCSSDGNPPVKIYTWFKEGETSPVGSGQSYSIINITADHTGLYYCEAQNDHGALNGTVMVTVKSQSWSAVWFAVGGGAFLLITVLICICWISRKKRSSDTHDDENADPNAQDDTYTALQPTARSSDDVYHTLAAIQSSSLEDTYAALDPQSSSLDDTYTALDPWCRSPEYENLPVSSTH